In a genomic window of Nitrospirota bacterium:
- the gatC gene encoding Asp-tRNA(Asn)/Glu-tRNA(Gln) amidotransferase subunit GatC, whose amino-acid sequence MEITKQEVEKVAKLARLELTDIEKAAFTKQLSQILTHVETLKQYDTAGVEPTATVLGQVNVFRPDDVRPSLSVERAVANAPESADGFFVVPKIIEDRQPL is encoded by the coding sequence GTGGAAATTACGAAGCAGGAAGTTGAGAAGGTCGCGAAGTTGGCGCGGCTGGAGTTGACGGATATCGAGAAGGCGGCGTTCACGAAACAGCTGAGCCAGATCCTCACTCATGTAGAGACGTTGAAGCAGTACGACACGGCGGGTGTCGAGCCGACGGCGACAGTATTGGGGCAGGTGAACGTGTTTCGTCCCGATGACGTACGGCCCTCCCTATCCGTCGAGCGGGCGGTGGCCAATGCGCCGGAGTCGGCCGATGGGTTCTTTGTGGTGCCAAAAATTATTGAAGATCGACAACCCCTTTAA
- the gatA gene encoding Asp-tRNA(Asn)/Glu-tRNA(Gln) amidotransferase subunit GatA, whose protein sequence is MGIHKLSLYELHKKFTAGEVTATEIVRAYGLRIGQVESKVKAYITQAKDSVVAQASALDASLKGWRRTSPMMGMPLAIKDNICTEGVRTTCASQMLGSFVPPYDATVIAKLRTQGYLLLGKTNLDEFAMGSSTENSAFGPSRNPWNLQCVPGGSSGGSAAAVAADECAAALGSDTGGSIRQPAAFCGVVGLKPTYGRVSRYGLIAFASSLDQIGPITKDVTDSAFLLGAIAGHDPLDSTSADVPVPDYLKALKKKDLKRLKVGVPVEFFAEGLDPDVELTVRAAIQELKALGGEIKEIQLPRTDAAVATYYVLATAEASSNLARYDGVKFGLRAKETKDLLELYMKTRQEGFGPEVKRRIMLGTYVLSAGYYDAYYGKAQAVRTLIRQDFEAAFQDVDLIVTPVTPTPAFKFGAKADDPLQMYLSDIFTISVNLAGVPAISLPCGFSRAGLPIGLQLIGRPFEEETLLRAAYAYEQSTQWKTKKPVIR, encoded by the coding sequence ATGGGGATTCATAAACTCTCACTCTACGAGCTCCATAAGAAGTTTACCGCCGGTGAAGTCACCGCGACGGAGATCGTTCGTGCCTATGGATTGCGGATTGGCCAGGTGGAGTCCAAGGTGAAGGCCTATATCACGCAGGCCAAAGACTCGGTGGTGGCGCAAGCGAGCGCGCTCGATGCGTCGTTGAAAGGGTGGCGCAGGACGTCGCCGATGATGGGGATGCCGCTGGCGATCAAAGATAATATCTGTACCGAGGGTGTCCGTACGACGTGTGCGTCCCAGATGCTCGGGAGTTTCGTTCCGCCATACGATGCGACCGTCATTGCGAAGCTGCGCACTCAGGGATACCTACTCCTCGGAAAGACCAATCTCGATGAGTTCGCGATGGGCTCATCAACGGAGAATTCGGCCTTTGGCCCCAGCCGCAACCCTTGGAACCTGCAATGTGTCCCCGGTGGGTCCAGCGGAGGATCCGCTGCGGCTGTTGCGGCCGACGAATGTGCCGCAGCATTAGGGTCTGATACCGGCGGGTCGATCCGTCAGCCGGCGGCATTTTGCGGGGTCGTGGGTCTCAAGCCGACCTATGGGCGGGTCTCCCGGTACGGGTTGATTGCGTTCGCCTCTTCGCTCGATCAAATCGGACCGATTACGAAAGATGTGACGGATTCAGCCTTTCTCCTCGGCGCGATCGCCGGTCACGATCCGTTGGATTCGACATCGGCTGATGTTCCGGTACCGGACTATCTCAAGGCGCTCAAAAAGAAAGATCTCAAGCGGCTGAAGGTCGGTGTGCCGGTCGAGTTTTTCGCGGAGGGGTTGGACCCTGACGTCGAGCTGACCGTGCGGGCGGCGATCCAGGAGCTGAAAGCACTGGGAGGGGAGATTAAGGAAATTCAGTTGCCGAGGACGGACGCGGCGGTGGCGACGTACTACGTGCTTGCCACGGCCGAAGCCAGCTCAAATTTAGCCCGCTATGACGGGGTGAAGTTCGGGCTTCGCGCCAAAGAGACTAAGGACCTGCTTGAATTGTATATGAAGACGAGGCAGGAAGGTTTTGGACCCGAGGTGAAACGACGGATCATGCTGGGGACCTATGTCCTCAGTGCAGGCTATTACGATGCCTATTATGGCAAGGCGCAGGCGGTGCGCACGCTAATTCGCCAAGATTTTGAGGCGGCGTTTCAGGATGTCGACCTCATCGTCACGCCCGTGACTCCCACGCCGGCATTCAAGTTCGGCGCGAAGGCGGATGATCCGCTCCAGATGTATCTGTCGGACATTTTTACCATTTCGGTGAACCTCGCCGGTGTGCCGGCCATTTCTTTGCCCTGCGGATTCAGCCGGGCCGGGTTGCCCATCGGCTTGCAGCTGATCGGTCGGCCTTTCGAAGAAGAGACGCTGTTGCGAGCGGCCTACGCATACGAACAGAGTACGCAATGGAAAACGAAGAAGCCGGTGATACGGTGA
- a CDS encoding aspartate 1-decarboxylase: protein MFRQMLRSKIHRATVTESCLDYEGSLTIDEDLMEAAGILPYEAIVCSNLNNGERFMTYAMAGKRGAGEIILNGPTARKGAVRDQIIIFCYEYYSEEELKRHAPKIIRVNEKNQMIPGKTKH, encoded by the coding sequence ATGTTCAGGCAAATGTTGCGGTCAAAGATTCATCGGGCCACGGTGACGGAGTCCTGCCTCGACTATGAAGGCAGCCTCACGATCGACGAGGATCTGATGGAGGCAGCGGGGATTTTGCCCTATGAGGCGATCGTCTGCTCGAATTTGAATAACGGCGAGCGCTTCATGACCTATGCCATGGCCGGCAAGCGTGGCGCGGGTGAGATTATCCTCAATGGGCCGACGGCGCGAAAAGGCGCGGTGCGCGATCAGATCATCATCTTCTGTTACGAGTATTACTCAGAAGAAGAGCTGAAGCGGCATGCGCCCAAGATTATTCGCGTCAACGAGAAGAACCAGATGATTCCAGGGAAGACGAAACACTGA
- a CDS encoding DUF948 domain-containing protein codes for MTIVEIAAMLVAVAFAVLVGYLVPLLIQVRKTVAESEQLLAKLNHDLPPLIGELRAMSQNLNDLTEQARGGVEHAAMLLHAVGEVGESVQHVHDVVRGSSGSMLTNVASVVAGFKAATQVMKERFRGEGGHHNGG; via the coding sequence ATGACAATCGTTGAAATCGCGGCGATGCTTGTCGCGGTCGCATTTGCGGTATTGGTGGGTTATCTCGTGCCGCTATTGATTCAGGTGCGCAAGACGGTGGCAGAGTCCGAGCAGCTTCTGGCCAAACTGAATCATGACCTGCCGCCGCTGATCGGCGAACTTCGCGCGATGAGTCAAAACTTGAACGATCTGACCGAACAGGCCCGCGGGGGAGTCGAACATGCCGCCATGCTCTTGCATGCGGTCGGAGAAGTCGGGGAATCGGTTCAGCATGTGCACGATGTCGTGAGGGGCTCGAGCGGATCGATGTTGACCAATGTAGCGAGCGTGGTCGCCGGCTTTAAAGCGGCAACGCAAGTCATGAAAGAACGGTTTCGAGGTGAAGGAGGGCATCACAATGGCGGATGA